In Amorphus orientalis, the DNA window AAACAATTTCGCGGCGACGCGCGCGGCGCGTTTCCGGGTGACCATGAGTCCGGGGTGCCACGGCTCACCGGGATTCCGTGGTCCGTCTGACGGCTCGCCCGGCTCCAGATCCGGGATAAAGTAGCCTTGCGACATTGCGCTTGCTCCGAAAGTTACTTGCACCTTTTAGGTGTCAATGCGTCCAGAAGAAATAATGATGATAATCATCGACATAGGCCACGACGTCGCCAGCGCACTGGAAGTCACGCGCGACCGAGTCCCAATCAATATGGCCTTGAAGCCATTCCGGAATCTCCGACATATCGTGCGTTTCCTCGGTGAATTCTTGCGCCATGTCGCGCCAGCTATCGAAACAACCGCGGTAACGGTCGCTTATGAAATCTTCCGCGTCTTCATCATCATCGGCATAATCGTTCATTGCCTCGATAAGGACGGAAACCGGAATCCGCGCATCTTCGGCCGCTTCGGCGATCGTGGCGCGTCGCGCGACTTCGTCGAGCCCGGCATATTCGCCAAGCTTGCCGAGTCCCTCGTGATCGTGAATCGCGTATTCCTCAGCCGACCGGAAGCGCTCGACAAGGCGCATCGGGTCGCCGCACTCCGGACATTCCGGAACCGGGTTAGGGCCGAAGTCTGACAGGGTGCGCCGCTTGGTCTCGCCGCAATCGTCGCAAATCCAATCTTCCCGCATGACGTTCGGGCAGGGCGACGCCTTGAGCATGTCGGAAATTTCCCGCGACATGTCCGCAACATCGTCTGTCGCGTTGATCCATTTGCCGTGCAGGATTCCGTTGTTGTAGGCCGCAAGATCGGCAACATAAATGCGCATTGGTTTAGCCTCTAAAGTTATTTTCACTGCAAAGGTGCGTCGCTGATTAAGACGCGCCGAGTCCTTCGGCGAACGATGCGCGCAAGCTTTCGTCTCCGGAATAGAAGCCGGGGCAACCGTCGTCGACGTGGTCACCATCGGCCAGCCGCTCGTTTTCTTCCCGCTTGTCCCGAATATCGTCGAGCAACCGCGAAACGCGCTCTTTCAGGCTCGCGCAAATGGTCGGGACCTTGACCGGGTCGACGGTCGCGCGGATCTCGCGACGTTCGGCCAGCAGTGCCTTGACGGTCTCGCGCATGTCGGCGATTTCGGCGCGGTTTTCCGCAACACGCAAGCCAGCGCTCCAGGCGGAGCTATGATCCCGCTCACGTTCGGCGATCATCTCCGCCAGACCGTCAGCCCATCGCGCGGCGGTGTATTCCTCGTCTGTAACGTCAAACTCGATACAGGCGGGACCGTCCGCGTCCGCGCTGCCGTTGATGTCGTTGTCATAGCCGGCAACGAAGCACTCAACGCCATTGCGAGCCGGTATCCGGTAGACCACGCCCCGGACGGTTTCCGATTGGTCGTTATCCGTGAACCATCCGGTATGCCGGATTGAGCGGCAAACGTCGTCGGCATACCCGACAAACCGCAATCCCGCCGCGCTTGGCTTTTCGATCCATCGGAGAGTCCGCGATCCAAGCTTGAACGGCGGGTTGATCACGCCACCCCGTGACGGATAACGCGACGCGCCGTCGATAACGTCCCGCCGTGCGCGCTCGATAGCCTCACGAGCGGCTTTGCCGTTCTGACGGTGCCAGCCGTAAGTGGTTTTCAGGTCAACGCCCATTTTCCCAATCTCCGAAAGTTACTTGCACCGGAAAGGTGCTTAGCGATCCGCGACCAAGTCGCGGGCGCGCTGAATCATGGTCTCGAATTCGGCAAGCGCCGCGCCTAGCCGTTCGTCGCCGATTTCGGAGCGGTAGCCGTCCAGATCTTCGCAGCCGACGCCATTAATCCACGCAATGCCGTCAGAAGATGCCTTGCGCGCCGCTTCGAATTCGTCTGCCGTGGTGCTGGCCTTCGCGAGTTCACGGACCAAGGCGATAAGGTCATTGAAGCCGGGACCATGCCAGCTTGGCACGTCGACGAAATCGCCATCATCAACAGACAGCGAAATCTCGCCTTGAACGCATTCCGGACTCCAATTCCAATTGGTCGCGGCTAAATCCCCTTCGTCTTGCATTTCCATGATAGCCGCAGTCTTAGCCGCTTCAGGGGAGTCCGCTTTAACTTCGGTCTCGTGATAGCAGCGAAGATCCGCGCCAATGGTGACAGTATATTTCGGCATCGGTTCGGCCCTCTTAATTCAGCGTCAGCAAGTCGGGTGCGATCCGGAGCGTTCGGCCGCTCCAATACATCCGGACGTGAACCCATTTGCGGCCGATTTTGACCACGTCGCCGAACCGGTCGCCGCTCATCCATAGATCCGTCCCCGGATCAACCTGGACACTGTCGCCAATCGTGAAATTGCCCATTGCCTTACCTCTTAGGTGTAAGTCACTTTCTAAGTGTGAATGTCTCACATGACCGGCCGAATGACAACTATAAAGTGGCATATCGGCTTAGAAAGTCGGCCCGGTCAGACCTTATCGAGGTAGGCGAGCACGAAGCCCAAAGCCGCAACCCCGGCAATGATCATCCCGCCAAGGCGGACCGTCAGTTGCAGGGCGAGCTTGTCGGACTTGTGAGCCACGTCGGCGCGCAAGCGGTCTGTTGCTGCAACCATGTCGAGGCGCAATTGATCCATATCCCGACGCAACATGTCCGCCGTGGCGTTTAGGTCCGACTTGGTGACAAGGTCCGACATGATGTAATCGCGCACCGCTTCAGCATGGGCGTTTGCAGTGTCGCGCGGAATGCCGGACGCTTCAAGGCGCCTTGCGTAGGACAGCGAGTCGAATGCGTAAACCATCGTCATACCCTCGAAAGTTACTTTCAATGCCGGAGGAACGCGGCGAATGGTTCGAGCGCGTAGGCCCTCGTCGTTCCCCTCGAAAGCGACTTTGAATGCCGGAGCAACGCGCGCCCGCGTGTCTCGATAGCGGCGAACAAGTCGTCTGACGGGTCGACCGTGACGAAGTCCCAACCATTCGACGACAGGGCGACCGCTCTTTCTAGCGTGCGATCATGCCGGAAGTTGGCGATGGTCCGTCCGCCGATGCCGTGAATCGTCCAGCCTTTAGACGTTGGCGTGATTTCGACGCTGCCGATTTTCATCGCCCTACCCTCGAAAGCTACTTTATGTCAGACATGCGCACGACGCGCACACCGGCCGACTTGAGCGCCTGCAATTCCGAATGGCGCTTGACCTCGTTAAGGTCACTCAAGAGCGCCCGCGCGGCTGATTTGGTGAGGTGCGTCATTTGCTCAATCCCTCATCTCGTCTTGACCATTACTTTATAGACTCTTTTTGCGAGTCTTAGCAACCAAAAAGAGTCTTTTTACGAAGAAAAGCGACGGATCGGGACCACCTGAAATCTAGCGGGATCTGACGGGACCCGGTCAGCGCGTCGCATCGGTCGAGCGGTCGAGACGTGGCGGGATCTGACGGGACTAGTCGGGAAAACCGCTATATTCGAGCGCGCATAGCGCCTTGTATCGAGCGCTATATTCGAGCGTGCATACCGGTCGGCGCTCTGTTGGCTGGCACGGCTTGGCTTTAGGTGACACGAAACAGGACGGTACGGGATGCGGCGGGAATTGCTCCGCTCACCGCTATATTCAACCGTGCATAGCGGTGGCCGGTGTGCAGGTTGTTGCAGTCATCGGGTGGCACGGGACGGGACTGTCCGGGAGTAATGCGGACGGGTCGGGACATGACCATCGCGTTGGATCAGGTGCGCGGCTGAGACGTGGCGGGATTAGGTGGGACGCAGCGGGACCGGGCGGCACGGGTTGGCATTGGATGGGCGTTCGGATGTGCCGGGTGACCGGGTGGCTCGGGGTCCTTCCTGGGATTCGGGTGTACCGCGGGGGAGCACCGACCCCGGAGCTTGAGAGTTTTCAGAAAAAATTCCGATGATTTTCGATGGGCGAAATTGCCGGGCGCCACCCGGCAATTACCCGGCAATTTACCCGGCAATTTACCCGGCAATTTTCGAGAGTTAAGTATATGAATATAAAGAGTTTTCTATCTCTTATCTGTAATTGCCGGGTAACTTCGGAGACCCTGTGGTGAAACGGTATCATATTACCGGGTCCCTCTCGTCGTGAGGGGTTCACTCCCCCCAGGGGAACGGGGGGTGCGCAAAAACGCCCGGCAATTTCTCTAATAACTCAACGATTTCAATAACTTAACCCTCTAAAATTGCCGGGTAAATTGCCGGGTAAACTGCCGGGTACCCCGGGTAATTGCCGGGTGAAGCCAATTCGGGGGTGAAAACAGGCCGAAATCGCAGAAATCGTTGGTCGTAGTCCCAGTTCGTCTCACCGATTTAATCACTCGCAGATCAACCGAATTTCCGGAAAATGCGCTCGAAAATTAAATGCGGGCCGCCGAATTAATCGTCAGCCCGTCGCGCGGCGCCGAGATTGACATCTTGATCCGACTGAACGACCGTTTAGGGGCACAGAACGTCGATTAGCTGATTATAAATTGGCTGAAATTGTCGGTTTGTGCACTTCACTACCCGCGGTCCCGGTAGTTGCCACAGCCCCACGCAGCCCCGGCTTACCGGGACCGCACCCTTGGATACTGGCTCGCGAAGATGGTCCATCGGACCTTCAGAGGCGTCAGCCTTCGGGGCGGAGCGGGCGACGGGGCCGCGCGATTGTCAGCCAAGATGAACCGCGCGCCCCCGTTCTTCAGATAGCAGGGCCGCAGCCGGTCGCCCCCTGTCGTGTAGACCCCACCGGGATTTTGACACCGGCCGCTAGGCTGTGCTCTTGACCCACTGCGGTTCCGGCGATCGCACGCTTGCCTCTCACCCCTGCCACCGGTCGCTGGAACCGCACCCCTCCAGTTCTCGCCTCCATCACAGGGAGGCCGCCCAGGCGCGTCGAGCCTCGGACCCGTCACCGGTCGCCCGGCGCCCGCGATGGCCACACACGGGCCTCTGTGTTGATCTGAGGGGGTGTTGGCGAGGTATCTGCGCGCCACGGGACACCCGGCAGCCTAGAATGCCGTTTCCCGGCGCAGGGGAGCCCACCTGTGAGCTTCAGCGGCAATCCGGCATCAGAGAGCCCTCAACCCTCAAAGGCGCTCAGTAGGCTCCTGTGTGGCCCACAAAAGAAAAGCCCCGCTCAATGGCGGGGCTCTTCGGTCAGGTCAGATTGTCGGGTTGGTCACGCGTCGACGAGGGCGGCGTCTTCCATTTCCCCGAGAGCGTAGTGGCGACCGTCCGATGAATCCCGCCCGGTTTCCTTGATGCGGCGGTCCACAATCAGCCGACCGAAAACTTCTTCGTGCTTTGAGTAGGGCAGGTTCACAAAAAAGAAGGATCTAAGGGCTCTCTTGATCTCCCCGCGGGAAGCGTCGCTGCCCTTCTGATGAAGGTATTTCACCACTTCATCGCCAGTCGCCTTTACGCGCGCGATCATTTCCGGATCAACTTCATCAGCGCCCGTCATACTGCGCACCATCTTGCAGTCAGCAAGCGGCCTTGCGTACTCCAGTGAGAGTGTATGGAGGGACAACATGACCTTCTTTTCCGGATGCGCGAACCACTCGAAGCCGCCGCGGATATAATCCTCGGACTCATCATGGGTTATCTCGAAACCCCCGTAGATCTTGCCGAAAACATCGGGCTCGAATTCTTCGCTCGGCTGATACTCCCTATCGAAATGCATACGAAAATCGATAAAAATGAGGCCGCGCTTATCGAGGGTTGCAGTTTTTCGAAGAGTGTTCGGGTACTCACGCCAATCGATCGTTCCGTCAGAGATCCAATATTTCAAGATCCGTTTGATCTCTTTCGTTAGATTGATGTTTTTGGCCCAATCTTGCAGCTTATTCATCAGATTTCTCCTTGGTTGATGATCTACGTGCGTTTTTGACCCGGCCTTCGTATGATCGCGAACCGGTTGCCCTTCTTTCCCCTGGAGCCTGTCTTCTCGACGGGTCTGATCCGTCGATCGGCTATAAGCCGATCGAAGACCTCCCGGCGCTGCTGGAGGTTCATGCCACTGAAGTACGGTCGTAGAGCGTCCCTGATCTTGTGCTCAGGCGCCCCCTCATCACCCTTCTTTTCCAGGTAGTGCACGACGGAGTCGCCGGCTCGCTCGGTCGCGTCCTTGCCGAGATTGTCGATGAACAGCTTCGCCATGCGATCGTGGTAGAAGAAGACGTAATCCCTCGCCCACTTCAGGTGCTCCAGCTCGATCTGGTCGCTTTCGCAGCTAATCGCGACGATCACGGCCACGCGCATCGCGATCTCGCGGGTGCGGGCATAGAGAGCATCCATGCCGCTTGCTTCCAACCGATCCATCCGCTCATTGACCTCGTCATCCATCTCGTCGAGGAGTAGCTGACACTCATCACTGAACGGGATCACATTGGGCTCGGGCGCCGTGGTGGGGTCGTTCAGGAGCGTGAAGTCGATGTCGTCTTCTCCGTCCTCCCCAGGCGTGGCCCATGCGCGCTTACGCGCCCATTTAATCAGACGGTCAGAGACCCACTTCTCTGCCCTCACAATCCGTCGGGTCTTTTGCCGTCCAATGGGACTCTCTACGATCAGGAACCGGTTCAGGAAGCCGTCCGCGACGTCGCCCTCGCCCAGCGCCTCGTAGAATTTTTGCGGCACGGACATTGTAACTAGGGACAAGGCTGGGCGGACGATCTTGTTGTTTTTCGACTGGGCGTCGCTCTGTTCCTTTGTCATCCCCCGGGAACTGTACGCAATCCCCTGGAATATCCCGTCCAGGCGGCCGAACGCCTCCATCAGTGCGCTCTGCATGTCGAGTTTGTTCGCGTTGCCGGAATTGCGGGCAGAGGCGAGGTAGCGACCAATCTCGTCCGACAAAGCGATGTGGCGCGGGTAATCTATTAGCTTGGAGAGCACACCGGCCTCGGAGGAGTAGGTCTTCGGGCCAATCAGGCTGTCCAGGCGCGAAGCTTCGAGCAGCTTCTGGATGGTCGTCAGGATGTGCTCTTTGCCGCTGCCGGTCCGCCCAAGGCCCATCAGATAAAGACTGGTGAAGTTGTCTTGGTCCGATGACCAGTTGCGTCCCAGGACGACAGAGCCAAATCCGAGGGCGGCTTGGACGGCAAATTGAGGTTGGGGGCGATAGGCCGTGCGGTTGTAGTATTCGACGACGTCTTGAAGGGCGCCGGGGATACTCAGAAGACGCTCCGGGATGCCTTGCGCCAGGACCTTCCGAACGGCTTCGGCGTGGCGCTCGCCTGGGTCGGATGGCTTGGTCCGCGTGGAAGGTTTTTCAACGACAACGACCTCCTCCCCGGGCTCCACCTCATCGTCAAAAAGAGCAATGATCTCGTCATCGCTCAGCCGCGGGGCTCCGTCGTCCTCAACCGGCTCCGCCTCGGTCTCTTCGTCGTCGTCGTCGTCGTCGTCGTCATAGTCATCGTCATCAAATGCGCCAATCAATCGCTGTTCTTCGGCGAACTTGACGATGGTCCGCATGGTGATCGGGTGGTGCGTGCTGCCTTTGAAGGACCGCCACTGGCCCTTCATTTTGTCAGCCTCATATTTCTCGCTTCGCTTGGAGTAGTCGCACCACAGATCGAACGCTTCGGCTTCTAATTCCGGGTCGTCGCTGAACTCATGCTTCAGCGCCATCCCCAGGTTGCGCCATCCGTCGCGGTCCTCGCACCAATAGTTCGCGTCGAGGTCTTCGATATACGCCTCAGCCTCCTCGATCGTGAGGCCCAAAGGCTCAATGTCGGTTGAGTACGGGTCGTAGTCGTCGCCGTAGATCAGATCCGCGATCCGGTCGGCATCGATCTCGGGCAGTCCGTCGATCTCGTCGAACTCGACCAACCAGCGGTATTTTTTTTCGGTCACCGGGTGGATGCTTGGCGGCAGCGCGACCTGCTTGCCGGTGCCGAACAGCTCGATTTCCCACTCGCGGTGCTTCTTCCCCTCGCGATCGACGAAGGTGTCCTTGCTCTTGGCCAGCTTTTTGGACGGGAAGGGCTCTGTGGTGCCGAAATAGAAATGCCGCGACGCGCCGCCCGATCCGGATTTGACCGTCGGCAGCTCGTCCAGGTCTACGCCTGGGAACAGGTCGTGCAGCGCCGCATACGCGTCGTCCTCGGCCTCATCAACACGGATATCCATGTCGATGACGTGCAGATAGAGCCCGTCGACCAACGACGGCTCGCCGAGGCGGACGCCGATGTTATGGCCTTCTTTGTAGCGCCGGCAGAACTGGTCGTAGGACAGACGGGGAGCCTTGGACCAGTTCTCATTGACTGGTGCCTTGGACTTCTTCCGCAGCAGATGAACAGCAAAGCCGGCCCGAATAAGACGCTTCGCGTCCTTAATCATCGGGCGTGGCCTGCCTATTCGGTGCGGACGTAGGGGGCGAGCTTTTCAGGGGTCAGAGTGGAGCCCGGCAGGTTGCAGAGCGGCGTCACGTAGTGGCCGAAGATGCGGTTGCGGCGGAACGCCTTGCGCAGCGTCTCCGCGTGATAGCCGAGAGCCCCGGCGACCGCGGCCACGCGAATCGAGCCCTTGCGGTGGCGGCTGATGTGCTCCGGCAGGTTCTCGGTCAGGACATCCACAAGCCGGGGAACGTAGTCCGGGCCGTCCATGACGTAGGGCGCCAGGACCGCCTCGGTGAGTGTGGAGTCGCGCAGCGCCAGAAGGGCGGGGACATCACGGCTCAGCAGTTGACTTGTGTCGACGATCCGAAGCACATTTGCCGTGCTTACCTGCATATCTCGTGCGACGGCCTCTTCGTCGAGGCGTCCCTTCTCCACGTAGTGCGGGAGGTTGCGGACCAGCACAACGGCCAGGGCTTCCGGCGCACTACCCAGCCTCGTCAACGTCTTCATCGTCGGTCTCCGAAAAAAATAATCACTCTCCCCTTTCCAATTTCACTTATTAAGTGATATGTCAATGTCCATCGACCGAACACCGGACATCGACCCACTGAAACGGAGAACGGAAATGAGCCTCGAAGAAGCCCTGCGCGAACACACCGAAGCCCTGCGCGAAAACACCGAAATGCTGCGGACCATCACCGCGAAGGCCAAGGACGGCATGGCCGCTCAGGGCACCTCGAAGAAGAGCAGCGGCTCGGACGGTGACGGTGACGCCGCGGAGGCCCCGAAGCGTGGCCGCGGTCGCCCGGCTGGTAGCCGGAACAGCTCCACCAAGAGCACCAAGGCGCCGACCGAAACCGAGATGAAGACCAAGGCGAAGGACTTCCTGGAGGCCGCCGAGAGCGACGCCGACCACCTCGCCCGCCGCGAAGCGGTGAAGAAGATCGCCGAGGAGTACGAGGCCGACAAGTTCTCCGCGATCGACGAAGCCTACCGCCGTCAGGCCCTCGACACCCTCGAAAGCACCGCCAAGAAGTGGACGCCGGTCGAGGACGGCGAGGACGACGACGACGTCTGATCGTCAGCCCGGGGCCCTCTGGTTTCCCCAGAGGGTCTTCCGGCGAAGGGCACGCCGGGCGGTCCCCAGCCCCGACCCTCCCAGCCATCTGGCGATGCCCTTCACCAGAAGACCTTCGATCAGGCGACCTAAATGGCGGAAAAGCCTCACGCCCGTCTTGCCCCCTCGTCAGCCTCCATTTGGGGGCATTGCGCGCTCGCGCCGAACATGGAGGAGGAGCACGGCTACGACGATCGGACGGAGGCGAATTCCGAAGGCGACGTCTTCCACGACATCATGGAGAAGTGCCTCGTCAAGGAGCGGGACCCCTACTCCTTCGTCGGAAAGACCTTCACCCGCGGCGAGTTCGAGATCGAGATCGACGAGGCCGCCGCCGAGATGATCGCCGAAGGCATCGACCGGGTCGAAGACATCCCCGGTAAGCTCTTCGTCGAGAAGCGCGTGAAGCTCGATCGTTGGATGCCAGGGCAATTCGGCACGCTGGACATCGGCATCATCGGGCGCCGCCGCATCACGATCTGGGACAACAAATTCGGGCGTGTGCCTGTTTCTCCGGTCATGAACTTCCAGCTCCAGCTCTACGCGCTTGGGTTCTGGGACCAGATCGCCCGGCACATGACGTCCGTCACCGACTTCCGGCTCATCGTCTGGCAGCCTCGTGTGCCGAATGGGGGTGGGATCTGGGATACGACCCTCGAAGACCTGCTTGAGTTCGGTGTGCAGATGAAGTTTGCCGCCGAGGCGACCGAGGCGCGTAACCCGAAGGCGACGCCAGGGCCTTGGTGCCTCTACTGCCCGGGCGCAAAGGCTCGGAAGTGTGAAGCGCATGATGAGCACATGCTCCGCACGATTATCGATGACTTCGACAATCTGGACCACGACGTCGCGCACGACCTTCCGCCGAAGCCGTTCCACCTGATGCCGCCGGAGCAGCGGCGCTACTTGCTTGAGAACAAGCCCCTCATTGACCGGTGGTTTCAGCGCCTCGAAGCCGAGGCGATGGAAGATGCGCGCATGGGACGGCCGACCCCTGGCCAAAAGTTGGTCGAGGGGCGGCGCCCGCCGAGGAAATGGCGCGCGCAAGAGCGAGCCCAGAAACGCCTCGTTCGTCTCCTGGGCGAAGACGATGCCTTTACACGGAAACTAAAGAGCCCTGCCCAGGTCGAGAAGGAGCTTCCTCCGCGGATCTGGGAGCGCTTGTCAGACGAGATCGAGACCGGCGAACCCAAGCCGACCCTGGTCCCGGAACACGACTCCCGCCCAGCAATCACGCCGCTCATCGACCTTTTTGACGATGAATAGCACTTTAAAGTGGAGATGCACGATATGAGTGATCGAAAGAAAAATGACCCCTGCCGCGTCCAGCTCAAGGACGTCCGTCTGTCGTTCGCCCACCTCTTCCGAGCCCAGGCGTTTGGCGACGGCGAGGGCGAGCCCAAGTTCAACGCGAACTTCCTGATCGACCCCGAGACGAAATCGGGGCAGCGGAACCTGGATCTGGTCGAGGCCGCGATGGATGAGGCCAAGGCGATAAAGTGGCCCAAAGGCCCGCCGAAGCTGAAGGAGGACAAGCTCTGCCTCCGCGACGGCAGTGACACCGAATATGATGGCTACGAAGGCATGATGTTTGTCTCGGCCAACAACGCCAAGAAGCCCCTGACCCTCGATCGGGACAAGGTGGAGGTCGTCGAGGCCGACAACGTCCTCTACTCGGGCTGCTACGTGGACGCCATCATCCGTGTCTGGGGGCAGGACAACAAATGGGGCAAACGGGTCAACGCCAGCCTGGAGGCCGTTCGGTTCCGTCGCGACGGCGACGCCTTCGGCGCCGCTCCGCCCGACCCGGATGAATTCGACGACATCGACGACGATGAGGATGACGGCAAGTCGACCCGGCGTCGTTCCCGCGCTGATGACGACGAGGAGGATGAAAAGCCCCGCCGTCGCCGCCGCTCCAAGGACGACGATGACGACGAGAAGCCCCGTTCCCGTTCCCGTCGCCGGTCCCGAGACGATGACGAGGATGATGACGAGGATGAGAAGCCCCGTTCCCGTCGCCGATCCCGGGATGATGACGATGACGATGATGACGTCGACCGCCCATCCCGGAACAGTCGCAGCCGCCGTCGCAGCCGCGACGACGATGACGACGACATCTGATTGAAGATGCGCGAGCGGGCTCCCAGGTGACCTGGGAGCCCGACGCAGTTCTGATGATGATTCCCTATACCCTCGATCGCGAAGTCGAGTTCATCGACACCGAGACCTACCCCAACTACTTCCTCTTTGCCGCCAAGAGGAAGAGTGACGGCCGCGTCTGGTCGGTCGAGACGACCAGCCGATTGTCCCAGGAAGACCGCCGCCGACTGCGCCGCTTCGTCAGTAAGAAACGCACCGTCGGCTTCAATTCCCGCAATTTCGACATGCTCCTCATCGCCGCGGCGATCGACGGTAGATCGGTCGCCGAGATCAAGCGGCTTGCCGACGCCGTCATCGTCGAGAAAATGCGCCCCTGGGAGGTCGAAGAGGCGTTCGAGATCCAGTGCCCCAAGCGGATTGATCACATTGACCTCATTGAGGTCGC includes these proteins:
- a CDS encoding antirestriction protein ArdA; protein product: MRIYVADLAAYNNGILHGKWINATDDVADMSREISDMLKASPCPNVMREDWICDDCGETKRRTLSDFGPNPVPECPECGDPMRLVERFRSAEEYAIHDHEGLGKLGEYAGLDEVARRATIAEAAEDARIPVSVLIEAMNDYADDDEDAEDFISDRYRGCFDSWRDMAQEFTEETHDMSEIPEWLQGHIDWDSVARDFQCAGDVVAYVDDYHHYFFWTH
- a CDS encoding ssDNA-binding protein, whose translation is MHDMSDRKKNDPCRVQLKDVRLSFAHLFRAQAFGDGEGEPKFNANFLIDPETKSGQRNLDLVEAAMDEAKAIKWPKGPPKLKEDKLCLRDGSDTEYDGYEGMMFVSANNAKKPLTLDRDKVEVVEADNVLYSGCYVDAIIRVWGQDNKWGKRVNASLEAVRFRRDGDAFGAAPPDPDEFDDIDDDEDDGKSTRRRSRADDDEEDEKPRRRRRSKDDDDDEKPRSRSRRRSRDDDEDDDEDEKPRSRRRSRDDDDDDDDVDRPSRNSRSRRRSRDDDDDDI
- a CDS encoding bifunctional DNA primase/polymerase; the protein is MIKDAKRLIRAGFAVHLLRKKSKAPVNENWSKAPRLSYDQFCRRYKEGHNIGVRLGEPSLVDGLYLHVIDMDIRVDEAEDDAYAALHDLFPGVDLDELPTVKSGSGGASRHFYFGTTEPFPSKKLAKSKDTFVDREGKKHREWEIELFGTGKQVALPPSIHPVTEKKYRWLVEFDEIDGLPEIDADRIADLIYGDDYDPYSTDIEPLGLTIEEAEAYIEDLDANYWCEDRDGWRNLGMALKHEFSDDPELEAEAFDLWCDYSKRSEKYEADKMKGQWRSFKGSTHHPITMRTIVKFAEEQRLIGAFDDDDYDDDDDDDDEETEAEPVEDDGAPRLSDDEIIALFDDEVEPGEEVVVVEKPSTRTKPSDPGERHAEAVRKVLAQGIPERLLSIPGALQDVVEYYNRTAYRPQPQFAVQAALGFGSVVLGRNWSSDQDNFTSLYLMGLGRTGSGKEHILTTIQKLLEASRLDSLIGPKTYSSEAGVLSKLIDYPRHIALSDEIGRYLASARNSGNANKLDMQSALMEAFGRLDGIFQGIAYSSRGMTKEQSDAQSKNNKIVRPALSLVTMSVPQKFYEALGEGDVADGFLNRFLIVESPIGRQKTRRIVRAEKWVSDRLIKWARKRAWATPGEDGEDDIDFTLLNDPTTAPEPNVIPFSDECQLLLDEMDDEVNERMDRLEASGMDALYARTREIAMRVAVIVAISCESDQIELEHLKWARDYVFFYHDRMAKLFIDNLGKDATERAGDSVVHYLEKKGDEGAPEHKIRDALRPYFSGMNLQQRREVFDRLIADRRIRPVEKTGSRGKKGNRFAIIRRPGQKRT
- a CDS encoding DUF2800 domain-containing protein gives rise to the protein MAEKPHARLAPSSASIWGHCALAPNMEEEHGYDDRTEANSEGDVFHDIMEKCLVKERDPYSFVGKTFTRGEFEIEIDEAAAEMIAEGIDRVEDIPGKLFVEKRVKLDRWMPGQFGTLDIGIIGRRRITIWDNKFGRVPVSPVMNFQLQLYALGFWDQIARHMTSVTDFRLIVWQPRVPNGGGIWDTTLEDLLEFGVQMKFAAEATEARNPKATPGPWCLYCPGAKARKCEAHDEHMLRTIIDDFDNLDHDVAHDLPPKPFHLMPPEQRRYLLENKPLIDRWFQRLEAEAMEDARMGRPTPGQKLVEGRRPPRKWRAQERAQKRLVRLLGEDDAFTRKLKSPAQVEKELPPRIWERLSDEIETGEPKPTLVPEHDSRPAITPLIDLFDDE